A window from Branchiostoma floridae strain S238N-H82 chromosome 16, Bfl_VNyyK, whole genome shotgun sequence encodes these proteins:
- the LOC118403344 gene encoding brevican core protein-like encodes MQKFLYILLSLAICSANVMRDSDLGEDEDWMVGNDLHNLPQPMISSELTTRLFHIEQQLTNFEGTMSTLQAELSALRDRVQVEREQTGASFNNLKHLLNNEYIQRRSSLDEVNLSLTFLQSQLHQTENQTGLMDQIRQELCRVTPTLGLIEHLTSPAGHYQYTWQEAKQACEADGGRLAEYRELYAEYRRGLERCDCGWLADGTAWYPMHSVWPQCKNARGMHVCEEQGTYNAWCWKKLSICP; translated from the exons ATGCAGAAGTTTCTCTACATCCTTCTGTCACTGGCAATCTGCAGTGCCAATGTCATGAG GGACAGTGACCTTGGTGAAGATGAGGACTGGATGGTGGGAAACGACCTTCACAACCTGCCCCAGCCCATGATCAGCTCCGAGCTGACCACACGGCTGTTCCACATCGAGCAGCAGCTGACCAACTTTGAAG GAACCATGAGCACCCTGCAGGCTGAGCTGTCTGCCCTGAGAGACCGTGTGCAGGTGGAGCGTGAACAGACAGGTGCCTCCTTCAACAACCTGAAGCACCTGCTCAATAACGAGTACATCCAGCGCAGGTCTAGTCTGGATGAGGTCAACCTCAGTCTCACCTTCCTCCAg TCCCAGCTTCACCAGACAGAGAACCAGACTGGTCTGATGGACCAGATCAGACAGGAGCTGTGTCGTGTCACACCAACTCTGG GTCTGATTGAGCACCTGACCTCACCTGCGGGACACTACCAGTACACCTGGCAGGAGGCCAAGCAGGCGTGCGAGGCTGACGGGGGCCGGCTGGCCGAGTATCGCGAGCTGTATGCTGAGTACAG GCGTGGCCTGGAGAGGTGCGACTGTGGCTGGCTGGCGGATGGAACGGCCTGGTACCCGATGCACAGCGTGTGGCCCCAGTGTAAGAACGCCCGCGGCATGCACGTGTGTGAGGAGCAGGGCACCTACAACGCCTGGTGCTGGAAGAAGCTCTCCATCTGCCCCTAG